One Mycolicibacterium pulveris genomic region harbors:
- a CDS encoding phenylacetate--CoA ligase family protein: protein MSVRTDVSAACDCRRAAREGQAGIVGRQRRRLRELVDYARAGSPLLAERYRDVPEHFSGVDQLPVITKGELMADFDDWVTDRAVRRDRVETFIADPSLIGSDFLGRYIVCTTSGATGTPAILLHDHGALAVYNALGYVRSVSTALLSLPTLWALARGKGRMAAVFVTDGHYLANTMIARRHRMLPWRARSQRLFSALAPLSTLVAELNDFQPVLLSGYPSVLQVLAQEQAAGRLHLRPILVSAAGETLTSTVRQQISAAFGCRVGNYYGASEAPGLTNECAHQRLHVNTDWYIVEPVDANHQPTPPGRVSDDVLVTNLANRIQPVIRYPLGDRVTMRSAACPCGSPFPEIDVRGRTGDVLRFTGAAGRVVDVSGLAIATVAEQTPGMARCQLVQTGPARLVVRLTVQPTATRGEVEDRVRARLRDHLAGLGASPVDVQVAAEPPRVHPRSGKFRQVYSEVKP, encoded by the coding sequence GTGAGCGTCCGGACCGATGTAAGCGCTGCCTGCGATTGCCGGCGCGCCGCGCGGGAAGGGCAGGCAGGCATCGTCGGACGTCAACGTCGTCGTCTGCGGGAGCTCGTCGACTACGCGCGCGCCGGCTCGCCTCTGCTTGCCGAACGCTACCGCGATGTGCCCGAGCATTTTTCCGGCGTCGATCAACTCCCGGTCATCACCAAGGGTGAGCTGATGGCGGACTTCGACGACTGGGTCACCGACCGGGCGGTGCGCCGTGACCGGGTCGAGACGTTCATCGCCGACCCGAGCCTGATCGGGTCCGACTTCTTGGGCCGCTACATCGTGTGTACGACCTCGGGCGCCACCGGAACGCCGGCGATTCTGCTGCACGACCATGGCGCGCTGGCCGTCTACAACGCCCTGGGCTACGTCCGCAGCGTGTCCACGGCGCTGTTGTCGCTACCCACCCTGTGGGCGCTGGCTCGAGGGAAGGGCCGGATGGCCGCGGTGTTCGTCACTGACGGGCATTACCTGGCGAACACCATGATCGCCCGCAGGCACCGCATGCTGCCGTGGCGTGCGAGATCGCAGCGGCTGTTCTCGGCGCTGGCGCCGTTGAGCACCCTGGTTGCCGAACTCAACGACTTCCAACCGGTGCTGCTGAGCGGCTATCCCAGCGTGCTGCAGGTCTTGGCGCAGGAACAGGCCGCCGGCCGCCTGCACCTGCGGCCGATACTGGTCAGCGCGGCCGGTGAAACGCTTACCAGCACTGTGCGCCAACAGATTTCAGCGGCATTCGGATGTCGGGTCGGAAACTATTACGGCGCGTCGGAAGCGCCCGGGTTGACCAACGAGTGCGCCCATCAGCGATTGCACGTCAACACCGACTGGTACATCGTCGAACCAGTCGATGCGAACCATCAGCCGACGCCGCCGGGGCGGGTATCCGACGACGTGCTGGTGACTAACCTGGCCAACCGCATCCAGCCCGTCATCCGGTATCCGCTCGGGGACCGCGTCACCATGCGGTCGGCGGCCTGTCCCTGCGGTAGCCCGTTTCCGGAGATCGACGTACGTGGGCGAACCGGTGATGTGCTGAGGTTCACCGGTGCTGCGGGTCGCGTCGTCGACGTATCCGGGCTGGCCATCGCGACGGTCGCCGAGCAGACGCCCGGGATGGCACGGTGTCAGCTGGTGCAGACAGGTCCGGCGAGGCTCGTCGTTCGCCTGACGGTGCAGCCGACAGCAACCAGGGGGGAGGTCGAGGACCGGGTCCGGGCGCGCTTGCGGGACCATCTCGCGGGGCTGGGTGCGAGCCCGGTGGACGTCCAGGTGGCCGCCGAGCCGCCGCGGGTGCACCCGCGCAGCGGCAAATTCCGCCAGGTCTACTCGGAGGTGAAGCCCTGA
- the aceA gene encoding isocitrate lyase — MSTVGKPRSAEEIQKDWDTNPRWKNVTREYTAEDVVALQGTVVEEHTLARRGAEVLWNQLHDLEFVNALGALTGNMAVQQVRAGLKAIYLSGWQVAGDANLSGHTYPDQSLYPANSVPQVVRRINNALLRADEIAKVEGDTSVENWLAPIVADGEAGFGGALNVYELQKAMIAAGVAGSHWEDQLASEKKCGHLGGKVLIPTQQHIRTLTSARLAADVADVPTVVIARTDAEAATLITSDVDERDRPFITGERTKEGFYRVKNGLEPCIARAKAYAPYADLIWMETGTPDLELAKKFAEGVKSEFPDQMLAYNCSPSFNWKKHLDDATIARFQKELGAMGFKFQFITLAGFHALNYSMFDLAYGYARNQMSAYVELQEREFAAEERGYTATKHQREVGAGYFDRIATTVDPNSSTTALKGSTEEGQFH; from the coding sequence ATGTCGACGGTCGGTAAGCCGAGGTCCGCCGAAGAGATCCAGAAAGACTGGGACACCAACCCGCGGTGGAAGAACGTCACCCGCGAGTACACCGCCGAGGACGTGGTGGCCCTGCAGGGCACCGTTGTGGAGGAGCACACCCTGGCCCGTCGCGGCGCGGAGGTGCTGTGGAACCAGCTGCACGACCTGGAGTTCGTCAACGCCCTCGGCGCGCTGACCGGCAACATGGCCGTCCAGCAGGTGCGCGCCGGGCTGAAGGCCATCTACCTGTCCGGGTGGCAGGTGGCCGGTGACGCCAACTTGAGCGGTCACACCTACCCCGACCAGAGCCTGTACCCGGCCAACTCGGTGCCGCAGGTGGTGCGCCGCATCAACAACGCGCTGCTGCGTGCCGATGAGATCGCCAAGGTCGAGGGCGACACGTCGGTGGAGAACTGGCTCGCCCCGATCGTCGCCGACGGCGAGGCCGGCTTCGGTGGCGCGCTCAACGTCTACGAGCTGCAGAAGGCGATGATCGCCGCCGGTGTCGCCGGTTCGCACTGGGAGGACCAGCTGGCCTCGGAGAAGAAGTGCGGCCACCTCGGTGGCAAGGTGCTCATCCCGACCCAGCAGCACATCCGCACCCTGACCTCGGCGCGCCTGGCGGCCGACGTCGCCGACGTGCCGACGGTCGTCATCGCCCGCACCGACGCCGAGGCGGCCACCCTGATCACCTCCGACGTCGACGAGCGCGACCGTCCGTTCATCACCGGTGAGCGCACCAAGGAGGGCTTCTACCGGGTGAAGAACGGGCTGGAGCCGTGCATCGCGCGTGCCAAGGCCTACGCGCCGTACGCCGACCTGATCTGGATGGAGACCGGTACCCCGGACCTGGAGCTGGCCAAGAAGTTCGCCGAGGGCGTCAAGTCCGAATTCCCCGACCAGATGCTGGCCTACAACTGCTCGCCGTCGTTCAACTGGAAGAAGCATCTGGACGACGCGACGATCGCGCGGTTCCAGAAGGAGCTCGGCGCGATGGGCTTCAAGTTCCAGTTCATCACGCTGGCCGGCTTCCACGCGCTGAACTACTCGATGTTCGATCTGGCCTACGGCTACGCGCGCAACCAGATGAGCGCCTACGTCGAGCTGCAGGAGCGCGAATTCGCCGCCGAGGAGCGCGGTTACACCGCGACCAAGCATCAGCGCGAGGTCGGTGCCGGCTACTTCGACCGGATCGCCACCACGGTGGACCCGAACAGCTCGACCACCGCGCTGAAGGGCTCGACCGAAGAGGGGCAGTTCCACTGA
- the lpdA gene encoding dihydrolipoyl dehydrogenase produces the protein MTHYDVVVLGAGPGGYVAAIRAAQLGLNTAVVEPKYWGGVCLNVGCIPSKALLRNAEIAHIVTKDAKLFGISGEPTMDYGVAFDRSRKVADGRVSGVHFLMKKNKITEIHGYGKFKDPNTLEVDLNEGGTETVTFDNAIIATGSSTKLVPGTSLSENVVTYEELIMTRELPSSIVIAGAGAIGMEFGYLLRNFGVDVTVVEFLPRALPNEDAEVSKEIEKQFKKLGVKILTGTKVESISDDGSTVTVQVSKDGNSDELKADKVLQAIGFAPNVEGYGLDAAGVQLTDRKAIGVDDYMRTNVPHIYAIGDVTALLQLAHVAEAQGVVAAETIAGAETLALGDYRMMPRATFCQPQVASFGLTEEQARDEGYDVKVAKFPLTANAKAHGLGDPSGFVKLIADGKYGELLGGHLIGHDVSELLPELTLAQKWDLTVNELARNVHTHPTLSEALQECFHGLAGHMINF, from the coding sequence GTGACTCACTATGACGTCGTTGTTCTCGGAGCCGGTCCCGGCGGATACGTCGCGGCCATTCGCGCCGCCCAACTCGGGCTGAACACCGCAGTCGTCGAACCCAAGTACTGGGGCGGCGTATGCCTCAACGTCGGCTGCATCCCATCGAAGGCGCTGCTGCGCAACGCGGAGATCGCCCACATCGTCACCAAGGACGCCAAGCTGTTCGGCATCAGCGGCGAGCCGACCATGGACTACGGGGTGGCCTTCGACCGCAGCCGCAAGGTCGCCGACGGTCGCGTCTCCGGCGTGCACTTCCTGATGAAGAAGAACAAGATCACCGAGATCCACGGGTACGGGAAGTTCAAGGACCCCAACACTCTCGAGGTCGACCTAAACGAGGGCGGCACCGAGACGGTCACCTTCGACAACGCGATCATCGCCACCGGCAGCAGCACCAAGCTGGTGCCCGGCACGTCGCTGTCGGAAAACGTCGTCACCTACGAAGAACTCATCATGACGCGCGAGCTGCCGTCGTCGATCGTCATCGCGGGCGCGGGCGCCATCGGCATGGAGTTCGGTTACCTGCTGCGCAACTTCGGGGTCGACGTCACCGTCGTCGAGTTCCTGCCGCGCGCGCTGCCCAACGAGGACGCCGAAGTCTCCAAGGAGATCGAGAAGCAGTTCAAGAAGCTGGGCGTGAAGATCCTCACCGGCACCAAGGTGGAGTCCATCAGCGATGACGGCTCGACGGTGACCGTCCAGGTGAGCAAGGACGGCAACTCCGATGAGCTCAAGGCCGACAAAGTGTTGCAGGCCATCGGTTTTGCCCCCAACGTCGAGGGCTACGGACTCGACGCGGCGGGCGTGCAGCTCACCGACCGCAAGGCGATCGGCGTCGACGACTACATGCGCACCAACGTGCCGCACATCTACGCGATCGGCGACGTCACCGCGCTGCTGCAGCTGGCGCACGTCGCTGAGGCGCAAGGCGTGGTGGCAGCCGAAACCATCGCGGGCGCAGAGACTTTGGCGCTCGGTGACTACCGGATGATGCCCAGGGCGACGTTCTGTCAGCCGCAGGTCGCCAGCTTCGGGCTCACCGAGGAGCAGGCCCGCGACGAGGGCTACGACGTCAAGGTCGCCAAGTTCCCGCTCACCGCCAACGCCAAGGCCCACGGGCTCGGCGATCCCAGCGGGTTCGTCAAGCTGATCGCCGACGGTAAGTACGGTGAGCTGCTCGGCGGTCACCTGATCGGCCACGACGTCTCCGAACTGCTGCCGGAGCTGACCCTGGCGCAGAAGTGGGACCTGACCGTCAACGAGCTGGCCCGCAACGTGCACACCCACCCGACGCTGTCCGAGGCGTTGCAGGAGTGCTTCCACGGGCTGGCCGGCCACATGATCAACTTTTGA
- a CDS encoding DUF779 domain-containing protein produces MGVPPRALITAAAADLLARLQARHGPLMFHQSGGCCDGSSPMCYPDGEFLVGDRDILLGILDVGNGVPVWISGPQFEAWKHTQLVIDVVPGRGGGFSVEAPEGMRFLSRGRAFTDAENTLLAEQTPVTGADFARGVRPTPTPPLGRGSKV; encoded by the coding sequence GTGGGGGTGCCGCCGCGGGCGCTGATCACCGCGGCCGCCGCCGACCTGCTGGCCAGGCTGCAGGCCAGACACGGGCCGCTGATGTTTCACCAGTCCGGCGGCTGTTGCGACGGCTCCTCGCCGATGTGCTACCCCGACGGCGAGTTCCTCGTCGGCGACCGCGACATCCTGCTCGGAATCCTCGATGTCGGGAACGGCGTGCCGGTGTGGATCTCGGGCCCGCAGTTCGAGGCGTGGAAACACACTCAGCTGGTGATCGACGTCGTGCCCGGGCGCGGCGGCGGGTTCAGCGTCGAGGCCCCCGAAGGCATGCGGTTCCTGTCTCGCGGCCGGGCGTTCACCGACGCGGAGAACACGCTGCTGGCCGAGCAGACGCCGGTCACCGGCGCGGATTTCGCCAGGGGCGTGCGCCCGACACCGACGCCGCCGCTGGGGCGTGGCTCAAAGGTCTGA
- the ramB gene encoding acetate metabolism transcriptional regulator RamB, giving the protein MAKTFVGSRVRQLRTERGLSQAALAQMLEISPSYLNQIEHDVRPLTVAVLLRITDVFGVDATFFASEDDTRLVAELREVTIDRDVDVDVDLAEVADMVNSHPALARAMVNLYRRYRLTTTQLAAATEDRYSDGSGSGSITMPHEEVRDYFYERQNYLHELDTAAEDFTICMGMHRAELRRQLADRLTMVHGVHIVQRSDLGDTVLHRFDPDTRTLQISNHLSSGQTVFKMATELAYLEYGDLIDTLVEEGKFTSEESAILARLGLANYFAAATVLPYRHFHETAENFRYDVERLSAHYSVSYETISHRLSTLQRPSMRGVPLSFVRVDRAGNMSKRQSATGFHFSASGGTCPLWNVYETFAYPGKIMVQIAQMPDGRNYMWVARTVERRARRYGQPSKTFAIGLGCELRHAHRLVYSEGLDLSGDNATPIGAGCRVCERDNCPQRAFPALGRALDLDEHRSTVSPYLVKQP; this is encoded by the coding sequence GTGGCCAAGACATTCGTCGGTTCGCGGGTCCGTCAGCTCCGGACCGAACGCGGACTGAGCCAGGCCGCGCTCGCGCAGATGCTGGAGATCTCGCCGAGCTATCTCAACCAGATCGAGCACGACGTGCGCCCGCTGACCGTGGCCGTGCTGCTACGGATCACCGACGTGTTCGGGGTGGACGCGACATTCTTCGCATCCGAGGACGACACCCGGTTGGTGGCCGAACTCCGCGAGGTCACCATCGACCGCGACGTGGACGTCGACGTCGACCTCGCCGAGGTGGCCGACATGGTCAACTCCCATCCGGCGCTGGCCCGCGCGATGGTGAACCTGTACCGCCGCTACCGGTTGACCACCACCCAGCTGGCGGCCGCCACCGAAGACCGATACTCCGACGGCAGCGGTAGCGGCTCGATCACCATGCCGCACGAGGAAGTCCGCGACTACTTCTACGAGCGGCAGAACTACCTTCACGAACTGGACACCGCCGCAGAGGATTTCACCATCTGCATGGGCATGCACCGCGCGGAGTTGCGGCGCCAGCTGGCCGACCGGCTCACGATGGTGCACGGCGTGCACATCGTGCAGCGCAGCGATCTCGGTGACACGGTGCTGCACCGATTCGATCCGGACACCAGGACGCTGCAGATCAGCAATCACCTGTCCTCGGGTCAGACGGTGTTCAAGATGGCCACCGAACTGGCCTACCTCGAGTACGGCGACCTGATCGACACGCTGGTCGAGGAGGGCAAGTTCACCAGCGAGGAGTCCGCGATCCTGGCCCGGCTCGGGCTGGCCAACTATTTCGCCGCCGCAACGGTGTTGCCCTACCGGCACTTTCACGAGACCGCCGAGAACTTCCGCTATGACGTGGAACGGCTCTCGGCGCACTATTCCGTGTCCTACGAGACCATCTCGCACCGGCTCTCGACGCTGCAACGGCCGTCGATGCGCGGCGTGCCGCTGTCGTTCGTGCGGGTGGACCGCGCCGGGAACATGTCGAAACGCCAGTCGGCCACCGGCTTTCACTTCTCCGCCAGCGGCGGGACGTGCCCGCTGTGGAACGTCTACGAGACGTTCGCCTATCCGGGCAAGATCATGGTGCAGATCGCCCAGATGCCCGACGGACGCAACTACATGTGGGTGGCCCGCACCGTCGAGCGCCGCGCCCGGCGCTACGGCCAGCCCAGCAAGACCTTCGCCATCGGGCTCGGCTGCGAACTGCGCCATGCGCACCGGCTCGTCTATTCCGAGGGGCTGGACCTGTCCGGGGACAACGCCACGCCGATCGGCGCCGGCTGCCGGGTCTGCGAGCGGGACAACTGCCCGCAACGCGCCTTCCCCGCGCTGGGTCGCGCGCTCGACCTCGACGAGCACCGCAGCACCGTGTCGCCCTACCTGGTGAAGCAGCCCTAG
- the adh gene encoding aldehyde dehydrogenase, whose product MAVYARPGSADALMAYEPRYENFIGGQWEPPVSGDYFENPTPVTGQPFCEVARSTEADIDKALDAAHAAAPQWGKTAPAERADILNKVADRIEANLESIALAESWDNGKPIRETLNADIPLAVDHFRYFAGAIRAQEGSLSQIDDDTVAYHFHEPLGVVGQIIPWNFPILMATWKLAPALAAGNAVVLKPAEQTPASIMYLMSLIGDLLPAGVVNVVNGFGFEAGKPLASSNRIAKIAFTGETTTGRLIMQYASQNLIPVTLELGGKSPNIFFSDVLAAADDYQDKALEGFTMFALNQGEVCTCPSRSLIQADIYDEFLELAAIRTKAVRQGDPLDTETMIGSQASNDQLEKVLSYIDIGKSEGAKVVTGGERAELGGDLCGGYYVQPTIFEGTNNMRIFQEEIFGPVVAVTSFSDYDDAIAIANDTLYGLGAGVWSRNGNTSYRAGRDIKAGRVWTNCYHAYPAHAAFGGYKQSGIGRENHKMMLDHYQQTKNLLVSYSDKAQGFF is encoded by the coding sequence ATGGCCGTCTACGCTCGCCCCGGTTCGGCGGACGCACTGATGGCGTACGAGCCGCGCTACGAGAACTTCATCGGTGGCCAATGGGAGCCACCCGTCTCCGGTGACTACTTCGAGAACCCGACGCCGGTGACCGGTCAGCCGTTCTGCGAGGTCGCGCGGTCTACCGAAGCCGATATCGACAAGGCGCTCGACGCCGCCCACGCGGCCGCGCCGCAATGGGGTAAGACCGCGCCCGCCGAACGCGCCGACATCCTCAACAAGGTCGCCGACCGCATCGAGGCCAACCTCGAGTCGATCGCGCTGGCCGAGTCGTGGGACAACGGCAAACCCATCCGCGAGACTCTCAACGCCGACATCCCGCTGGCCGTCGACCACTTCCGCTACTTTGCGGGCGCCATCCGCGCCCAGGAGGGCTCGCTGAGCCAGATCGACGACGACACCGTCGCCTACCACTTCCACGAACCGCTCGGTGTCGTCGGCCAGATCATCCCGTGGAACTTCCCGATCCTGATGGCCACCTGGAAGCTGGCGCCCGCGCTGGCGGCGGGCAACGCCGTCGTCCTCAAACCCGCCGAGCAGACCCCGGCGTCGATCATGTACCTGATGTCGTTGATCGGCGACCTGCTGCCCGCCGGAGTTGTCAACGTGGTCAACGGGTTTGGATTCGAGGCGGGCAAACCGCTGGCGTCCAGTAACCGGATCGCCAAGATCGCGTTCACCGGGGAGACCACCACGGGCCGGCTGATCATGCAGTACGCGTCGCAGAACCTGATCCCGGTCACCCTGGAGCTCGGCGGCAAGAGCCCGAACATCTTCTTCTCCGACGTGCTGGCGGCCGCCGACGACTACCAGGACAAGGCGCTGGAGGGTTTCACGATGTTCGCGCTGAACCAGGGCGAGGTGTGCACATGCCCGTCGCGCTCGCTGATCCAGGCCGACATCTACGACGAGTTCCTCGAGCTGGCCGCGATCCGCACCAAGGCGGTGCGCCAGGGCGACCCGCTGGACACCGAGACCATGATCGGCTCGCAGGCCTCCAACGACCAGCTCGAGAAGGTGCTGTCCTACATCGACATCGGCAAGTCCGAGGGCGCCAAGGTCGTCACCGGCGGCGAGCGCGCCGAGCTGGGCGGCGACCTGTGCGGCGGCTACTACGTGCAGCCGACCATCTTCGAGGGCACCAACAACATGCGGATCTTCCAGGAGGAGATCTTCGGTCCGGTCGTGGCGGTCACGTCGTTCTCCGATTACGACGACGCGATCGCCATCGCCAACGACACCCTCTACGGGCTCGGCGCGGGGGTGTGGTCGCGCAACGGCAACACCTCCTATCGGGCGGGCCGCGACATCAAGGCCGGCCGGGTGTGGACCAACTGCTATCACGCCTACCCGGCGCACGCGGCGTTCGGCGGGTACAAGCAGTCCGGCATCGGCCGCGAGAACCACAAGATGATGCTCGACCACTACCAGCAGACCAAAAATCTGCTGGTGTCCTACAGCGACAAGGCGCAGGGGTTCTTCTGA
- a CDS encoding acyl-[acyl-carrier-protein] thioesterase, giving the protein MAANADNQGLAKVMMPVPDPHPDVFDRQWPLRVADIDRHGRLRFDAATRHIQDIGSDQLRELGYEETHPLWIVRRTMIDLIRPIEFQDMLRLRRWCSGTSNRWCEMRVRIDGRKGGLMESEAFWININRETQGPARIADDFIEGLRRTTDVNRLRWKPYLKPGSREDAAQIREYPVRVADIDIFDHMNNSVYWTVIEDYLFSAPELQGKPIRVTIEHDAAAALGDKLEIISHVHPPGSTDQFGPALTDRTVITLTYAVGEETKAVAAIFEL; this is encoded by the coding sequence ATGGCGGCTAACGCAGATAACCAGGGTTTGGCGAAGGTGATGATGCCGGTGCCGGACCCGCATCCCGACGTCTTCGACAGGCAGTGGCCGCTGCGGGTCGCCGACATCGACCGCCACGGCCGGCTGCGTTTCGACGCCGCGACCCGCCACATCCAGGACATCGGCTCCGACCAGTTACGCGAGCTGGGTTACGAGGAGACGCATCCGCTCTGGATCGTGCGGCGCACGATGATCGACCTGATCAGGCCCATCGAATTCCAGGACATGCTGCGGCTGCGCCGCTGGTGTTCGGGCACGTCGAACCGGTGGTGCGAGATGCGGGTCCGCATAGACGGGCGCAAGGGCGGGCTGATGGAATCCGAGGCGTTCTGGATCAACATCAACCGGGAGACCCAGGGGCCCGCGCGCATCGCCGACGACTTCATCGAGGGCCTGCGACGGACCACCGACGTCAACCGCCTGCGCTGGAAGCCCTACCTGAAGCCGGGCAGCCGCGAGGACGCCGCACAGATCCGGGAGTATCCGGTAAGGGTCGCCGACATCGACATCTTCGACCACATGAACAACTCCGTGTACTGGACGGTGATCGAGGACTACCTGTTCTCCGCGCCCGAACTTCAGGGCAAGCCGATCCGGGTGACGATCGAACACGATGCCGCCGCCGCACTCGGCGACAAGCTGGAGATCATCTCGCACGTGCACCCGCCCGGATCGACCGATCAATTCGGTCCGGCGCTGACCGATCGCACTGTTATAACGCTCACATACGCGGTCGGCGAGGAGACCAAAGCCGTCGCCGCGATCTTCGAACTCTGA
- a CDS encoding carboxymuconolactone decarboxylase family protein, whose product MSAIEPARIAPGGFKELGPLNWVIAKLGARAIRAPRFSLVDVLGQHRLLFLAWAPYSAMLLGALSKLPVKDAETVILRVGHLRNCEYELQQHRRLARTRGLGPELQAKIFEGPDAEGLTDRQRALITATDEFVVTRGVSPETWATLARHLTKQQLIEFCMLAAQYDGLAATITTLKVPLDFPD is encoded by the coding sequence GTGAGTGCAATCGAGCCCGCGCGCATCGCGCCCGGCGGATTCAAGGAACTCGGCCCGCTCAACTGGGTCATCGCCAAGCTCGGCGCGCGAGCGATCCGGGCACCGAGATTCAGCCTCGTCGATGTGCTCGGCCAGCACCGGCTTCTGTTCCTCGCCTGGGCGCCGTACAGCGCAATGCTGTTGGGAGCGCTGTCAAAGCTGCCGGTGAAGGACGCCGAGACCGTCATCCTGCGCGTCGGTCATCTGCGCAACTGCGAGTACGAGCTGCAGCAGCATCGCCGGTTGGCGCGCACCCGCGGGTTGGGCCCGGAGCTGCAGGCCAAGATCTTCGAGGGCCCCGACGCCGAGGGCCTGACCGACCGGCAACGCGCGCTGATCACCGCCACCGACGAGTTCGTCGTCACCCGCGGCGTGTCTCCTGAGACATGGGCGACGCTCGCCCGCCACCTGACCAAGCAGCAGCTGATCGAATTCTGCATGCTGGCAGCGCAATACGACGGGCTGGCCGCGACTATAACCACACTCAAAGTGCCGCTGGACTTCCCGGATTAA
- a CDS encoding putative holin, whose translation MIPLPRPWLLTSAMLVGAAVGVITGIAAMVLVTATVRPDIVIALVVGVPSAVGMLTMLLSGRRWVTTVGAFVLAIAPGWFGTLVAMQVVHGA comes from the coding sequence GTGATACCGCTGCCGCGCCCATGGCTGCTGACCAGCGCGATGCTGGTCGGGGCAGCGGTCGGCGTGATCACCGGAATCGCCGCGATGGTGCTGGTCACCGCCACGGTCCGGCCCGACATCGTCATCGCGCTGGTGGTCGGCGTGCCCAGCGCGGTCGGGATGCTGACGATGCTGCTGTCGGGTCGACGCTGGGTCACCACCGTCGGGGCGTTCGTGCTGGCCATCGCTCCCGGCTGGTTCGGGACATTGGTCGCGATGCAGGTGGTGCACGGTGCCTGA